DNA from Salmo salar chromosome ssa24, Ssal_v3.1, whole genome shotgun sequence:
GTTAACTTCAACTTGTATCTGGATTGGCTTTGGGGACATATCCAAAGAGCCTTAATGGTGTTTGCTGGTGCAGAGGCCGTTTCGTAATCTGGAATATGAGGCAGCATTCGTCCAGTAGACTGAGGTGGGGTTTTTTTTGCCTTGGAACAGTAGGTTGCTCCACAAGTGTAGGTGGTTCTACAATCAAATGAATGCTGACAGCATTCTTCTGAACTCTAGCAGCGCTCATTGGTCTAGCTTTCACCAGTGCCATTGCATCTGCATAGTCAAGATTTGTAAATCCCTCAGCTTGTCTCACAAGTGTCTTCTGAGTTGACTTAGGATACATATTTAATGTAGATTTTATAGCATTTGCTGGAGCTGGGGCTTTCTGGTAaggctgaggaggagaggcagtctGGTAAGGCTGAGGAGGAGAAGCAGTCTGGTAaggctgaggaggagaggcagtctGGTAAGGCTGAGGAGGAGAGGCTTTCTGGTAaggctgaggaggagaggcagtctGGTAAGGCTGAGGAGGAGTTGCAGTCTGGTAaggctgaggaggagaggcagtctGGTAaggctgaggaggagaggcagtctGGTAaggctgaggaggagaggcagcctGGTAaggctgaggaggagaggcagtctggtaaggctgaggaggaggagatgcagTCTGGTAAGGCTGGGGAGGAGAGGCAGCCTGGTAaggctgaggaggagaggcagtctGGTAAGGCTGAGGAGGAGCTGATGCTGTCTGTTAaggctgaggaggagaggcagtctGGTAAGGCTGAGGAGGAGCTGATGCTGTCTGGTAAGGCTGAGGAAGAGGGGCAGTCTGGTAaggctgaggaggagaggcagtctGGTAaggctgaggaggagaggcagtctGGTAAGGTTGAGGAGTTGAGGATGTCTGCTAAGGTTGAGGAGGAGCTGATGCTGTCTGGTAAGGCTGAGGAGCTGAGGGCTGCAATACTCTCATGGATTGATTTGGCAGGGAATGTTCTCTGGCAAGCACTGAAGCAGAGACAGCAGTTGGCTGCCGTAAAACAGAACTGGGGGGTACCT
Protein-coding regions in this window:
- the LOC123730384 gene encoding caldesmon-like; this translates as MVGSSTGHHRHGGKLNRPPPAWWEAQPATTGMVGSSTGHHRHGGKLNRPPPAWWEAQPATTGKHLLELGLSGKAEEERQSGKAEEEKQSGKAEEERQSGKAEEERLSGKAEEERQSGKAEEELQSGKAEEERQSGKAEEERQSGKAEEERQPGKAEEERQSGKAEEEEMQSGKAGEERQPGKAEEERQSGKAEEELMLSVKAEEERQSGKAEEELMLSGKAEEEGQSGKAEEERQSGKAEEERQSGKVEELRMSAKVEEELMLSEFLVTQL